Proteins co-encoded in one Paraburkholderia edwinii genomic window:
- a CDS encoding N-acyl-D-amino-acid deacylase family protein, translated as MHSHPEAADTLIFDAQLYDGTGAPPVQRDVALRDGRIAAIGNLSNWLAEDVIEANGHALAPGFIDVHTHDDTHVIRAPQMLPKISQGVTTVIVGNCGISASPVTLNGDPPDPMNLLGARDAFSYPTFAAYVEAVNAAQPSVNVAALIGHTALRNNQMDRLDRAATAQEIEQMRAQLKEALAHGALGLSSGLAYGSAFAAPTEEVMALAEPLAEAGALYTTHMRTEFDAILDAMDEAYRIGRHARVPVVISHLKCAGPTNWGRSGEVLESLEGARRMQPIGCDCYPYSRSSSTLDVKQVTGDIDITITWSTPHPQMAGKLISAIAIEWGVTQQEAAKRLQPAGAVYHNMSEDDVRRILSHPATMIGSDGLPNDPLPHPRLWGAFPRVLGHYARDQQLIPLEEAVRKMTSLSARRFGLTQRGEVHVGYHADLVLFDPARVRDAATFDKPQQAAEGIEAVWVNGVLSYRDGAPTGGRAGRFVARGARPLATELAAKDARAAKDDHAPQDF; from the coding sequence ATGCACTCGCATCCCGAAGCCGCGGATACGCTGATCTTCGACGCGCAGCTCTATGACGGCACGGGCGCGCCGCCGGTGCAGCGCGACGTCGCGCTGCGCGACGGGCGCATTGCCGCGATCGGCAACCTGTCGAACTGGCTCGCCGAAGACGTGATCGAAGCGAACGGCCACGCGCTCGCGCCGGGTTTCATCGACGTCCACACGCACGACGACACGCATGTGATTCGCGCGCCGCAGATGCTGCCGAAAATCTCCCAAGGCGTGACGACGGTGATTGTCGGCAACTGCGGAATCAGTGCTTCACCGGTTACGCTGAACGGCGATCCGCCGGATCCGATGAATCTGCTCGGCGCGCGCGATGCGTTCAGCTATCCGACCTTTGCCGCGTATGTCGAGGCGGTCAATGCGGCGCAGCCGTCGGTCAATGTCGCCGCGCTGATCGGCCATACCGCGCTGCGCAACAACCAGATGGACCGGCTCGATCGGGCCGCGACCGCACAGGAAATCGAGCAGATGCGCGCGCAGCTGAAGGAAGCGCTCGCGCACGGCGCGCTCGGGCTCAGTTCGGGCCTCGCGTACGGCTCCGCATTCGCCGCGCCGACTGAAGAAGTGATGGCGCTTGCCGAGCCGCTCGCCGAAGCCGGCGCGCTGTACACCACCCACATGCGCACCGAGTTCGATGCGATTCTCGACGCGATGGACGAGGCGTACCGCATCGGCCGCCATGCGCGCGTGCCGGTCGTGATCTCGCATCTGAAATGCGCAGGGCCGACGAACTGGGGGCGCAGCGGTGAAGTGCTCGAATCGCTCGAAGGCGCGCGGCGCATGCAGCCGATCGGTTGCGATTGCTATCCGTACAGCCGCAGTTCGTCGACGCTCGACGTCAAGCAGGTGACCGGCGACATCGACATCACCATCACCTGGTCGACGCCGCATCCGCAGATGGCGGGCAAGCTGATCAGCGCGATCGCGATCGAATGGGGCGTGACGCAGCAGGAAGCGGCGAAGCGTCTGCAACCGGCGGGCGCGGTTTATCACAACATGTCGGAAGACGACGTGCGGCGCATCCTGTCGCACCCGGCGACGATGATCGGCTCCGATGGCCTGCCGAACGATCCGCTGCCGCATCCGCGCCTGTGGGGCGCATTTCCGCGCGTGCTCGGCCACTATGCGCGCGATCAGCAACTGATCCCGCTCGAGGAAGCGGTGCGCAAGATGACGAGTCTGTCGGCACGCCGCTTCGGCTTGACGCAGCGCGGCGAAGTGCATGTCGGCTATCACGCCGACCTTGTGCTGTTCGACCCGGCCCGCGTGCGTGACGCGGCCACGTTCGACAAGCCGCAGCAGGCGGCTGAGGGCATCGAAGCGGTGTGGGTGAACGGTGTGCTGTCGTATCGCGACGGTGCGCCGACCGGCGGGCGCGCCGGTCGATTTGTCGCGCGCGGTGCGCGGCCTTTGGCGACTGAACTGGCCGCTAAGGACGCAAGGGCCGCTAAGGACGATCACGCACCGCAGGATTTTTGA
- a CDS encoding amino acid deaminase: MKVTNYQGPTIDPFSKGLGNVPGTSIQLTDAGRLEWNLLDEDVSLPAAVLYADRIEHNLKWMQAFVAEYNVKLAPHGKTTMAPQLFRKQIETGAWGITLATAHQVRAAYHGGISRVLMANQLVGKRNMLMVAELLSDPDFEFYCLVDSAAGVEQLGKFFGSVRKELNVLIELGVPGGRTGVRDGAQLKAVLEAIARYPDSLQLAGIELYEGVLKEETEVRAFLRAAVATTRALLDAKRFARTPAILSGAGSAWYDIVAEEFAQTADASQVEIVLRPGCYLTHDVGVYRKAQNDIFARNPVAKKMGEGLQPALQLWAYVQSIPEPDRAIIGLGKRDAAFDSGLPEPARHYRPGGTATAPRDVAASEGWEVFNMNDQHAYMRIPAGADLKVGDMIAFDISHPCLTFDKWRQVLVVDRSYRVTEVIETFF; the protein is encoded by the coding sequence ATGAAAGTTACAAACTATCAGGGTCCAACGATCGATCCATTCAGCAAAGGGCTCGGCAATGTCCCGGGCACCAGTATCCAGCTGACCGACGCGGGCCGTCTCGAATGGAATCTGCTCGACGAAGACGTCAGTCTGCCGGCCGCCGTGCTCTACGCTGATCGCATCGAACACAACCTCAAGTGGATGCAGGCCTTCGTCGCCGAATACAACGTGAAGCTTGCGCCGCACGGCAAGACCACGATGGCGCCGCAACTGTTCCGTAAGCAGATCGAAACCGGCGCGTGGGGCATCACGCTCGCCACCGCGCATCAGGTGCGCGCCGCCTATCACGGCGGCATCTCGCGCGTGCTGATGGCCAACCAGCTGGTCGGCAAGCGCAATATGCTGATGGTCGCCGAGCTGCTCAGCGATCCGGACTTCGAGTTTTACTGTCTCGTCGATTCGGCTGCGGGCGTCGAACAGCTGGGCAAGTTTTTCGGTTCGGTGCGCAAGGAACTCAATGTGCTGATCGAGCTCGGCGTGCCGGGCGGGCGCACCGGCGTGCGCGACGGCGCGCAACTGAAGGCGGTGCTCGAGGCCATCGCGCGCTACCCCGATTCGCTGCAGCTGGCGGGCATCGAACTGTATGAGGGCGTGCTGAAGGAAGAAACGGAGGTGCGCGCGTTTCTGCGCGCCGCGGTCGCGACCACGCGCGCGCTGCTCGACGCAAAACGCTTTGCGCGCACGCCGGCGATTCTGTCGGGCGCCGGTTCCGCGTGGTACGACATCGTCGCTGAAGAATTCGCGCAAACGGCCGATGCCAGCCAGGTTGAAATCGTGCTGCGGCCGGGCTGCTATCTGACGCATGACGTCGGCGTTTATCGCAAGGCGCAGAACGACATCTTCGCGCGCAATCCGGTGGCGAAGAAAATGGGTGAAGGCCTGCAGCCCGCGCTGCAGTTGTGGGCCTACGTGCAGTCGATTCCCGAACCGGACCGCGCGATCATCGGCTTGGGCAAGCGCGATGCGGCGTTCGATTCAGGGCTGCCGGAACCGGCGCGTCACTATCGGCCCGGCGGCACGGCGACGGCGCCGCGCGATGTGGCCGCCAGCGAAGGCTGGGAAGTGTTCAACATGAACGACCAGCACGCGTATATGCGGATTCCGGCGGGCGCCGATCTGAAAGTTGGCGACATGATCGCGTTCGACATCTCGCACCCGTGCCTGACTTTCGACAAGTGGCGTCAGGTGCTCGTCGTCGATCGTTCTTATCGCGTGACGGAAGTGATCGAGACGTTCTTTTGA
- a CDS encoding MarR family winged helix-turn-helix transcriptional regulator, which translates to MEEQDRIAILHQFGRTYRAFMSAFEAQVGHPMPRWRIMLALYEQDGESSQKRLVEKLRVDPGALTRQLKSLEALGWIERSMDARDNRVTNVRLTDEGRAAIEASLPSRNAFLHETMATLPEDALAALSNALGMLEARIGEVAAGVPARAAEAGS; encoded by the coding sequence ATGGAAGAACAGGACCGGATCGCGATCCTTCATCAGTTTGGCCGCACGTATCGCGCGTTCATGTCGGCGTTCGAGGCGCAGGTCGGGCATCCGATGCCGCGCTGGCGGATCATGCTCGCGTTGTACGAGCAGGACGGCGAGTCGTCGCAAAAGCGGCTCGTCGAGAAGCTGCGCGTCGATCCCGGCGCGCTGACGCGGCAATTGAAATCGCTGGAAGCGCTCGGCTGGATCGAACGCAGCATGGACGCACGCGACAATCGCGTCACCAATGTGCGGCTCACCGATGAAGGCCGCGCGGCAATCGAAGCGAGCCTGCCCAGCCGCAATGCGTTTTTGCACGAGACGATGGCGACGCTGCCCGAAGACGCGCTCGCAGCGTTGTCGAACGCGTTGGGCATGCTCGAAGCGCGCATCGGCGAGGTGGCGGCAGGGGTGCCGGCACGCGCAGCCGAAGCGGGCAGCTGA
- a CDS encoding MDR family MFS transporter: MAVHTAAHHSSGQVLPFRESLLAMLGVSFVSMLVALDQTVVGTALPTIVAELRGFELYAWVATSYLLTSVITVPIFGRLGDYYGRKPFVIASIIVFTGASVLCGAANSMLFLVLARGLQGIGGGMLVGTAFACIPDLFPDSVVRLRWQVLMSTAFGIANAVGPSLGGFLTQYYGWRSVFYVNIPVGLISLIFVWRYLPHLRHVAHQGKMRLDWPGALLIALALGSLQLFVEMLPKHGFSVSTVGLLAVSVASSYALWQWEKRFPQAILPADMFKNRSLNALFVLAVLAGFSMFSILFYAPLLFQGGFGMSPNEAGLVITPLVVFITIGSIANGRVVSRVRNPNLMLYIGFVLLTVACLGAAMSMRTMPHWLLMMLMVLAGLGLGFVLPNLTIFAQQTAGREHFGIATALLQSLRMIGGMMGTAITGTLVTQMYTHGVRNALENDNASHWYHALGDPQILIDHGAQASLLDQLHRAGHDGAVLLEAARSSLVGAIHMGLAIATLVALASVWQSRRVPPVKLTRKLEPTVAAE; this comes from the coding sequence ATGGCCGTCCATACCGCCGCTCACCATTCGAGTGGGCAAGTATTACCGTTCCGGGAGTCGCTGCTTGCGATGCTCGGCGTTTCCTTTGTCTCCATGCTCGTTGCGCTCGACCAGACCGTGGTCGGCACGGCGCTGCCGACCATCGTCGCAGAACTCAGAGGCTTCGAGCTCTACGCATGGGTCGCCACCTCCTATCTGCTGACTTCGGTCATCACGGTGCCGATCTTCGGGCGTCTCGGCGACTACTACGGGCGCAAGCCGTTCGTCATCGCGTCGATCATCGTGTTTACCGGCGCGTCGGTGTTATGCGGCGCGGCGAACAGCATGCTGTTCCTGGTCCTCGCGCGCGGCCTGCAGGGCATCGGCGGCGGCATGCTGGTCGGTACCGCGTTCGCCTGTATCCCCGACCTCTTTCCCGACTCGGTCGTGCGTCTGCGCTGGCAGGTGTTGATGAGCACGGCGTTCGGCATCGCCAACGCGGTCGGGCCATCGCTCGGCGGTTTTCTCACGCAGTATTACGGCTGGCGTTCGGTGTTTTACGTGAACATTCCGGTGGGCCTGATCTCGCTGATCTTCGTGTGGCGCTATCTGCCGCATTTGCGGCACGTCGCGCATCAAGGCAAGATGCGGCTCGACTGGCCCGGCGCACTGCTGATCGCACTCGCGCTGGGAAGCTTGCAGCTCTTCGTCGAAATGCTGCCAAAGCATGGCTTCAGCGTTTCAACGGTCGGGTTGCTTGCCGTCAGCGTCGCGTCGTCATATGCGCTATGGCAATGGGAAAAGCGCTTTCCGCAAGCAATCCTCCCGGCCGACATGTTCAAGAATCGCAGTCTGAACGCGCTCTTCGTGCTGGCGGTGCTGGCCGGCTTCTCGATGTTCTCGATTCTGTTTTACGCGCCGCTGCTGTTCCAGGGCGGTTTCGGCATGTCGCCGAACGAGGCGGGACTGGTCATTACGCCGCTCGTCGTGTTCATTACGATCGGCAGCATCGCGAATGGACGGGTCGTTTCGCGTGTGCGCAACCCGAATCTGATGCTGTATATAGGCTTTGTGCTGTTGACGGTCGCATGTCTCGGCGCCGCGATGTCGATGCGCACCATGCCGCACTGGCTGCTGATGATGCTGATGGTGCTGGCGGGTCTGGGCCTCGGCTTCGTTTTGCCGAACCTGACGATCTTCGCGCAGCAGACCGCGGGCCGCGAGCATTTCGGCATTGCAACGGCGCTGCTGCAGTCGCTGCGCATGATCGGCGGCATGATGGGCACGGCGATCACCGGCACGCTGGTGACGCAGATGTACACGCACGGTGTGCGCAATGCGCTCGAGAACGATAATGCGAGCCACTGGTACCACGCGCTTGGCGATCCGCAGATCCTGATCGATCACGGCGCGCAGGCGAGCCTGCTCGATCAGCTGCATCGGGCGGGTCACGACGGCGCGGTTCTGCTGGAAGCGGCGCGCAGCTCGCTAGTCGGCGCGATTCATATGGGTCTCGCGATCGCCACGCTGGTCGCGCTGGCGTCGGTCTGGCAAAGCCGGCGCGTGCCGCCGGTGAAGCTGACGCGCAAGCTCGAGCCGACCGTCGCCGCGGAATGA
- a CDS encoding EcsC family protein — MDPISSESSEAETLSPDDLNALRRAKHELESPALAMKLAGIVGSPIEKLLAKIPAAANEKVNDATQAALRKCLQIALRTLGRAVPLAANDKPSNLLHKFAVATTGAAGGAFGMLALPVELPVTTTLMFRSICDIARSEGEDLASIDTQLQCLTVLGMGSTSKADDDADYGYFIMRGALAQAVSKASSEIASKGFTSHGSAALLRLLNTIASRFSVQVSEQVAAKSIPAIGAVLGAMVNTVFMDHFQHIAHGHFTVRRLERRYGLDAVQAAYQAIDALPGV; from the coding sequence ATGGATCCGATTTCGTCTGAATCGTCTGAAGCAGAAACACTGTCGCCCGACGACCTGAACGCGCTGCGGCGCGCGAAGCACGAGCTCGAAAGCCCGGCGCTCGCGATGAAGCTCGCGGGTATCGTCGGCTCGCCGATCGAGAAGCTGCTCGCGAAGATCCCGGCTGCCGCGAATGAAAAGGTCAACGATGCGACGCAAGCGGCGCTGCGCAAGTGCCTGCAGATCGCGCTGCGCACACTAGGCCGCGCGGTGCCGCTCGCGGCCAACGACAAGCCGAGCAATCTGCTGCACAAGTTCGCGGTCGCGACGACGGGCGCCGCGGGCGGCGCGTTCGGCATGCTCGCGTTGCCGGTCGAACTGCCGGTCACGACCACCTTGATGTTTCGCTCGATCTGCGACATCGCGCGCAGCGAGGGCGAAGATCTCGCGTCGATCGATACGCAACTGCAGTGTCTGACCGTGCTCGGCATGGGCAGCACGTCGAAAGCCGACGACGATGCCGACTACGGTTACTTCATCATGCGCGGCGCGCTCGCGCAGGCGGTGTCGAAGGCGTCGTCGGAAATTGCGTCGAAGGGGTTCACGTCGCATGGGTCCGCGGCGCTGCTGCGTCTGTTGAACACGATCGCGTCGCGCTTCTCGGTGCAGGTCAGCGAGCAGGTCGCGGCGAAGTCGATTCCCGCAATCGGCGCGGTGCTGGGCGCGATGGTCAACACCGTGTTTATGGATCACTTTCAGCACATCGCGCACGGCCACTTCACGGTGCGGCGGCTCGAGCGGCGTTACGGTCTGGACGCGGTACAGGCTGCGTATCAGGCCATCGACGCCTTGCCCGGCGTTTGA
- a CDS encoding alpha/beta hydrolase, producing the protein MSWQSALACWILRRHFLPHTQRPEVSAEHARAMTAKRVWSPRVPRGWQLREQYGESDRPLRGEWLDPVATVGSARVPTILYLHGGGYYFCSPRTHRAVSFGLAARTGARVFSLDYRLAPEHRFPAALDDATAAYRRLIAAGALPQTVVIAGDSAGGGLALATLVALRDAGDPLPAGALLFSPWTDLAATGASIQTNDGADPMFSGASVARAAKLYLGDTPATHPYASPLYADMRNLPPLFIQAASTEVLLDDARRAAARATQAGVAVEFEVWPKVPHAWHLWSPFLPEARRALDDAAHFVRRVTPLRDAAQTPGKASMA; encoded by the coding sequence ATGAGTTGGCAAAGCGCGTTGGCCTGCTGGATTCTGCGTCGTCATTTTTTGCCGCACACACAGCGCCCCGAAGTTAGCGCCGAACACGCGCGCGCCATGACTGCGAAGCGTGTCTGGTCGCCGCGTGTACCGCGCGGCTGGCAGTTGCGTGAGCAGTACGGAGAAAGCGACCGGCCGTTGCGCGGCGAATGGCTCGACCCTGTAGCAACCGTCGGCTCGGCGCGCGTGCCGACTATCCTTTATCTGCACGGCGGCGGCTATTACTTCTGCTCGCCGCGCACGCATCGCGCGGTGTCGTTCGGTCTTGCGGCGCGCACAGGCGCGCGCGTTTTCTCGCTCGACTACCGGCTTGCGCCCGAGCATCGTTTCCCCGCGGCGCTCGACGATGCGACTGCCGCGTACCGCCGTCTGATCGCAGCCGGCGCATTGCCGCAAACGGTCGTGATCGCTGGCGACTCGGCCGGCGGCGGCCTCGCGCTCGCCACGCTTGTTGCATTGCGCGACGCCGGCGATCCACTGCCCGCGGGCGCACTGCTGTTCTCCCCGTGGACCGATCTCGCCGCAACGGGCGCGTCGATCCAGACCAACGACGGCGCGGACCCGATGTTCAGCGGCGCTTCGGTCGCCCGCGCGGCAAAGCTTTATCTCGGCGACACGCCCGCGACGCATCCGTATGCATCGCCGCTCTACGCGGACATGCGCAACCTGCCGCCGCTTTTCATCCAGGCCGCCAGCACCGAAGTGCTGCTCGACGACGCGCGGCGCGCCGCCGCGCGCGCGACGCAAGCGGGCGTGGCGGTCGAATTCGAGGTCTGGCCGAAGGTGCCGCACGCGTGGCACTTGTGGTCGCCGTTCCTGCCCGAAGCACGGCGCGCACTCGACGATGCCGCGCACTTCGTGCGCCGCGTCACGCCGCTACGCGACGCCGCTCAAACGCCGGGCAAGGCGTCGATGGCCTGA
- a CDS encoding CHRD domain-containing protein: MMAIRKLKLAAMLFLLASCAAYADTVSLKADLQPSSEVPPRVSHGHGMLNATFDTTTSSLQWTVTYDGLSGPATAAHFHGPAPVGQNASIVVPIDKKALANPIKGSATLTEQQVTDLMGGQWYFNIHTAQNPMGEIRGQVLPAN; the protein is encoded by the coding sequence ATGATGGCCATTCGTAAGTTGAAGCTTGCTGCAATGTTGTTCCTGCTTGCCTCGTGCGCCGCCTATGCGGACACCGTCTCGCTGAAGGCCGATCTCCAGCCGTCGAGCGAAGTGCCGCCGCGCGTGAGCCATGGTCACGGCATGTTGAACGCCACCTTCGATACGACGACAAGTTCGCTGCAATGGACGGTCACGTACGACGGCTTGTCCGGACCGGCAACGGCCGCGCACTTTCACGGCCCGGCGCCGGTCGGCCAGAATGCGTCGATCGTCGTGCCGATCGACAAGAAAGCGCTCGCGAATCCGATCAAGGGCTCGGCGACGCTCACCGAACAACAGGTGACGGACCTGATGGGTGGCCAGTGGTACTTCAACATCCATACCGCGCAGAATCCGATGGGCGAAATTCGCGGGCAGGTATTGCCGGCGAATTGA